TCTCAGCAAACGGCCACCTTTTGACGTAGTTTTTCGGTGAGACATTTGCGCGACCCCGCAGATGCAAGCTACGGGCGAAGGCAATCGTCTGCAGCAAGTGTGGCAACAGGCGAGGCAGGCGTGACGCAAGCAACCCAGCCCAGATCGACGACCATCTCTTCTATTCCGCCGGCCAGGCGCGAATCGCTAGAGCGGTTGTTTGCCCGCATGGAGCAAGTTGCCGCGCTCCCCGGAATTGCCCAGCGCGTTTTGCAGCTTACCGATTCCGAACACGTCCGCGCCGATGAACTGCGCGAGGCGATTCAGAACGACCCGATTCTCGTCGCACGCATCTTGCGGCGCTTGAACTCGTCCTATTACGCACTCAGCACCAAGGTCACCGACCTGCGCACTGCGATCAGCCTGCTGGGCTTTCGCGAGATTCGCAACCTGGCGATGACGGTCTGCGTTTCGCGCATGTTCGAAACGCCCGGCCATCACGGCACCTATCGCCGCGAAGCGCTCTGGGAACATAGCGTGGCCGTTGGTGCAGCTGCCAGATTAGTCGCGCGCGTCTGCGGTCGTGGTGTGCCCGAAGAGGCCTATATCGCCGGCCTGCTACACGATCTCGGAATTATCCTCATCGACCAATCGCTGCGCCGACACTTCTGCCAGGTTGTCTCGTCGGTCTCACCAACCGTTACCACTTGTGAGGCCGAGAATCGCATCCTCTCGTTCGATCATGCTCTGCTTGGCGGCTTCGTCGCCTCGAAATGGAACCTGGCCGAGCCGGTGATCGACGCCATTGCCTTCCATCACACCAGCGGCGAATACACGGGGCCGCATCACGACCTCGTCTATGTCGTCGCGGTTGCCAACTATCTGTGCAGTCGCGCGGGCTGGACGTCGCTGGGCGTACACAACGTGCAATCCCCCCCCGACTCGGTCTATGCCGGCCTCGGACTCGACCAAATCTCCCTGGCCATCATTTGGGACGAACTCGAACCCACTCTCGAACGGGCTGAGTCGTTGGCGACTGGCTGATAACGTAGACACTGCCGGCACTCTGCGCCATTCCGGCCCGCCACGGGCTCAATCTGATATCTTGGGAACATCCTCATTCCCCAGATACTCTTCTGATCAACTACTTTGATCGTGGCCCGCTTATGTCCGACCTTCCTTCGCGCGACGAACTTGCCACGCGCTATCTCGACGCCCTCCCTTATCCGCCCTATCCCGTGCAGGAAGAGGCGCTGCTGCAATACTTCACGGCGCAGCAAGGGGTGCTCGTCTGCGCACCGACGGGGACCGGCAAAACGTTGATTGCCGAAGCAGCGCTGTTTGAGGCGTTGCATACCAGGACGGTTGCCTACTATACGACGCCGCTGATTGCGCTCACGGAGCAGAAGTTCACCGAAATGCAGGATGCTGCCGAACGCTGGGGTTTCTCGCGCGACGACGTTGGCCTGGTCACCGGCAACCGCCGCGTAAATCCCGACGCCACGATCCTTGTCGTGGTCGCCGAGATTCTGCTCAATCGCCTGTTGCACACCGAAGCGTTCGACTTCAGTTGCGTGTCGGCCGTGGTGATGGACGAGTTCCATAACTTCGCCGATCCCGAGCGGGGAATGGTCTGGGAGCTGACGCTCGGGATGTTGCCGCCGCATATTCGCGTGCTCTTGCTTTCGGCGACGGTGGGGAACGCATTCGAGTTTTGCCAGTGGCTGCGGCATAGTCACAACCGGTCGATCGAACTGGTGCAAGGAACCGAGCGGAAGGTGCCCCTTTCGTATCAATGGGTCGGCGACGAATTGCTCAACGAGCAGATCGAAAAGATGGCCGACGGAGACGATACCAAGCGATACACGCCAGCACTCGTGTTTGCATTCAACCGCGACGTTTGCTGGAGCATTGCCGAACAGCTGAAAGGTAAAACCCTCTTAGCCGATGGTCAGCAAAAGCGATTGGCGGTGGAACTCGACCGGTTTGATTTTTCGCAGGGAGCAGGGCCCAAGCTAAAGCAGTTGCTCTTTCGTGGCGTCGGCGTCCATCATGCCGGTATTTTGCCCAAGTATCGCCGCATCGTCGAAGACCTGTTTCAAAAGAAGCTCCTCTCGGTTTGCGTGTGTACCGAAACGCTCTCGGCAGGCATCAACCTGCCCGCGCGAAGTGTGGTGCTGCCGACGCTTCTGAAGGGGCCCCCCGGCGATATGAAACTGATCGAACCGAGCACCGCGCATCAGATATTCGGCCGCGCGGGTCGTCCGCAGTTCGACAATCAGGGCTATGTGTTTGCCCTCGCGCACGAAGACGATGTGAAGCATCTGCGCTGGAAGGTGAAGTACGACCAGATTCCCGAAGACACGAAAGATCCGAACCTGCTGCGGGCCAAAAAAGATCTGAAGCGAAAAATGCCGACGCGGCGACAAGGAGAACAATACTGGCAGGAGTCGCACTTTCTGCAATTACAAAAAGCACCCGCGGGTAAGTTGACCAGTCGCGGTAGTTTGCCGTGGCGGCTCCTCACCTATCTGCTCGATGCCTCGCCCGACGTCGATCCGCTGCGGAACCTGGTCGGCAAGCGCCTGCTCGATTCGGCCAAGCAAGTGCAGGGGCAGAAGCAACTCGACCGAATGTTGATGACACTCTGGGCAGCTGGCTACGTAACGCTCGAGCCACCACCGCCGCCACGGCAATCGCCGGCCGAGGTTGCCGCCGCGAAGGCAGCCGAACCCGCGGTTGCCAAGCAGACCGAAACCGAACGGCTGATGTCGGCCGCGCTCGCACAACTGGCCAAGAGCAAGTCGCCAG
Above is a window of Anatilimnocola aggregata DNA encoding:
- a CDS encoding HDOD domain-containing protein; the protein is MTQATQPRSTTISSIPPARRESLERLFARMEQVAALPGIAQRVLQLTDSEHVRADELREAIQNDPILVARILRRLNSSYYALSTKVTDLRTAISLLGFREIRNLAMTVCVSRMFETPGHHGTYRREALWEHSVAVGAAARLVARVCGRGVPEEAYIAGLLHDLGIILIDQSLRRHFCQVVSSVSPTVTTCEAENRILSFDHALLGGFVASKWNLAEPVIDAIAFHHTSGEYTGPHHDLVYVVAVANYLCSRAGWTSLGVHNVQSPPDSVYAGLGLDQISLAIIWDELEPTLERAESLATG
- a CDS encoding DEAD/DEAH box helicase, which produces MSDLPSRDELATRYLDALPYPPYPVQEEALLQYFTAQQGVLVCAPTGTGKTLIAEAALFEALHTRTVAYYTTPLIALTEQKFTEMQDAAERWGFSRDDVGLVTGNRRVNPDATILVVVAEILLNRLLHTEAFDFSCVSAVVMDEFHNFADPERGMVWELTLGMLPPHIRVLLLSATVGNAFEFCQWLRHSHNRSIELVQGTERKVPLSYQWVGDELLNEQIEKMADGDDTKRYTPALVFAFNRDVCWSIAEQLKGKTLLADGQQKRLAVELDRFDFSQGAGPKLKQLLFRGVGVHHAGILPKYRRIVEDLFQKKLLSVCVCTETLSAGINLPARSVVLPTLLKGPPGDMKLIEPSTAHQIFGRAGRPQFDNQGYVFALAHEDDVKHLRWKVKYDQIPEDTKDPNLLRAKKDLKRKMPTRRQGEQYWQESHFLQLQKAPAGKLTSRGSLPWRLLTYLLDASPDVDPLRNLVGKRLLDSAKQVQGQKQLDRMLMTLWAAGYVTLEPPPPPRQSPAEVAAAKAAEPAVAKQTETERLMSAALAQLAKSKSPAAVATVKAEAKPVEVVNEYKAHKAFPTPEMKRLLGIRSINPLYAVYLVNQLGIADRNERIQAFESVLEMPGTAARLARVPFYDDMPPGPLATQRLDMEIVQMGLATVQQLGAPLTPEEKEEQRSLPYEQRLKIYSFAEKLRLLFDAQFPDVHTLYTTPAWAVGEVLEFGGQFNKYITARGLQKQEGVFFRHFLRMILLLKELSSLHPPELTLTEWQTELGDLASQLTECCRQVDPESTDKTLEDADKAGL